The DNA segment GTCCATAATCAATAGAGAGGAGATTATGAGCTTGTCAGGAGGCAATCATTTGGTTAGTAATGTGGTTGATGCGTGGTCTCGAATATTGAATTCTGAAGAGAAGAGCAAGGGTCCAACTTCTGTGCATAGATTCTTCTTCTCTACTGTACAATTTGTATGTGTTTTTACATtttgatattttgttttgtggaaaagaaattggattatattaatatgaatgttgtatttttgtatAGGTGATACTGTGTACTGATAAGGGAGTTCCTGGAAGTATTAAGTACAGCGACAGACACAATGCTTTTTTTGAGATGATTAGTTATGAACTTCGTGAGGCTAAAGTAGATAGTTTACAGAATTATTACTtggtaattatattaaaagtaaattgtgttttactttaattgttgtttgtaattattatgattgctaatggtttatttttgtaGGTGTTCTTTCCGGTTGTTTATGCTGCACATTTCTGTCTTTTCGTTATCAACCATTTTACTGGAAAGATAGACGTTATTGATAACAAGGCTCTTGATAAAGGTGTAAAAGTTCATAGTAAATATAAGGGTTTTGCAAAGGCTTTGGTAAGATTACTCAActgttttttagttttgttattATGTTCTATATATTTACTGTCACGTTCAGAAAATCTAAGTGTATGTTCTGAGTAGTTGATGATATGTTTTAATATTGATAAGATGTTGTTCTATGTTTTTCAGGTGAAAGCATATTATCTTTATATGAAAAGAGAAAGTCCTAATTGCTTGAATGATATCAGTGTTTATGCTTCAAGACATTTGAAGTTGAAGTGGAAAGACTCAACCAATAATGATGATTGTGGTGTTTTCCTTTTGAAACATATGGAATCCTATTTTGGACAAGATGAGGCTAAATGGGATATTGGAGTTCGAAAGAACAAagtgagttttttttaaaatcttttttattataggctgttgttattattttgataatgttagtaATAATGAATGGGATATTGCAGGTTGATCAGTTGAAGAATTTTAGAATTGAGTACTGTTGGAAGATTCTGTCAAATTCTAGAAACAAAGAAGTTGCTGGTGTAAATGAGAAGGCATTAAAATGGAAGAATGAACAATTAAAATAATTGTATATTCtgtaattgttgtaattatatatgttagaacGTAAGACATATTATTTTGGAACATGAAACATATTTTTTGGAACATACACGATTTTGATATCAGTAATGAAGTGTTTGAAACACATATTTTGAATTAGATTGGATGAAATAGTGGTTTCTTTTTCTGGATGTCATATCTCAGTGTTGAGAAAGAAGGATATAATGAGAACCAAATGACAGCAGTATGTTCATCTTCTTACATAGAAAAAAATTTattgtatgttctaaaaaaacatgttaTATCCACTTTGTCATCAAAATAGTGTACCATATaagaaaatatttatgtttcagcttcttatatagaaaaaaaattattgtatgttctaaaaaaatatcgtatgttctaaaacatgtatcatatgttctaaaccttatatcatatgttctaaacaataTATGAGATCAGTTGTTCTCTTTTTCTGGACAGTTTCTGCTATCATGGTTAGCAAGCTGTTTACAGACTCTGCATAACCTCTCTTTTTTCTGGTTTTCCTCAACACATGTACCTTTGTTCTTTGATATTTTCGGTGCTTTGACATTAATTTCAGTTGGTACACTAGTTCCAATCAATATTTCAATGTCTTGATTTTTTGAAAAAGTTCTGTTTTTCTCAGTGTCTTTTTGAGTGTTTTTAGCTTCTAAATCCATTCTGATTCCTTGAAACTTCTTCACAAGATCCTTTATATTTTCCTCACTACCTTGAGCTAAATAGACACAAACATTAATCTCTGACCATAGTTGATTCAGCAATGTTTTCTTATAAATTGTAGCAGCACATTCTTCCATAAGATTTCCTTgcagatttatatttttttgactTGTTGCTAATGTAGTCCATATGTTAAGCACGTACCTGTTAGGAATTGATTCAAGCATTTTTGCCTTCCAAACCCACACCATGTGTCTACATGGTAAGCCCTGTCTCTCAAACTTCTTGCACGAACATTTTGTTTCATCTTCAATGTTGATGTACATAACCTGAAAGTTTTTTGATGTCCTTTGCTCTTTGATAGTGTAAATTTCGAAAGGAGGTTGTTTATAGAATCCGTCTATTCCACAAAAAAAGAACCATTATAAACCTCTTCCTGAAACTCATAAAAGACAGTGGTTGTATAAACATCAGCTCCATGTGTTTCAATACCCATTGGTGTTTTACATACATATCTTTTATGTTTGGCATCATTGTCATTGTGAGCTTGGTTATGCCTTTGCGCATCCATTGCACTATcaaatctcaaataaaattCTACAAGACTTAGATGAGAATTTGTAAAAGCAGTGAAAAAGTTGTTCTCACTCTCTAACCTTGATGTAGTTCTCATAATTCCTCCTAGGAATAAGTCCCTGAAATACGCTGGAATCCACatttttctgatttcaaatatttGACATAGCCATTCATGTTTCTCCAAATTAAACTCTGAAATGATTGCTTTCCATTTTTTCATCAAATTCTGCAGGTTCAATCTCAACACTCCAAACAATTGGTTGAATCCTTTTTAAGAAATTGGTTTCTTGCATAATGGCACGACCTATTAAAAAAAGGAGTTAGTATCTtcataatatacaaatattttgaACATGCCAATAATGTATTGGAACATACAATGTAATACCCGATCAAAACATATATTAGAACAGTCAagcattaaaaaatttaattgtaaaCAAAGTTTTAGAAGGCTTACCTAATTTatcattcatctttttcataatgtgccacatgcagaatctatgttctgtttttttgaaaacattttttattgtaaTCTTCATTGCTGGGTCTTGATCTGTTATTAAGCACGTAGGTTCATTGCTTCCCATTGCATTAAGAAACGTTTTGAAAACTCACTCAAATGATGCAATACCTTCTTTAGCAATGAAACAAGCAGCGAACGTAACACATtttttgtggtggtctactccAGTAAAGGGGCCAAATATCATGTTATATCTGtggaaataatataaaaaaatttgtaaataagaaaacttattaAGAATATAAGAATAAGATTTTAGAACATGCCAATAAGATATTGAAAttcattaataaatatttagaaCATTGCAATAAGAAATGGgtacatataatataatacctgtttgtttggtatgttgtgtcaaaagataccatatcaccaaatagagCATAATTCTTTCTACAAATTGGGTCTGCCCATAAAGCTCTACACAGATGATCGTCTTCACCCATATCAAAGTCAAAAAAGAATGCAGACCATATAAGTTTTTTCTTGTTGAAAATGTCAATAAACATTTGGGCATCTGACTCATAAATGTAAGCCTTTAAATCTCTATGGAAGTTTTTGAAATCCTGCTTAGATGCACCTACATTGTTGTATCCTctaacattttcttttatttgtctgTATGTTCTTACGGGTCCAACATTCATCTACACAAAACACATTAAGAGATTTTATAAGGAAAGTAAATACAATTTAaaaaattgtagatgttatgttctatatttcaCTATGAACTGTTAGAAATGTACAAGTAAAGATGTTTGTAAACATTTTAAATTTAGAATATGACTCACCTTAGAATTATCAACAATCATCTTCTTGTGTAGTATTGTCAGATTTCTTCcctgtttttgaaatttcatacaGCGTGGACTGTAAAGTGGGTGTGTATGTTCCTCTTTTAAacgaaagacaatatattttccatcattgcagtactttaaaacaatttgtgCTTGACATCCAACACGtgtgattaatcttcttcttggtGTTTGTCCTTCAGTATGTTCAACAATTTTTTTCTGCTTATGGCCTGCTTTATTGCACAAACAGTATTGAAAAATCACAACATttgagttttttctttttttaactgtagattttctaatattaaatccTGCTTCAGTGGCATATGCTTTGTAAAATTTAATACCCTCATCAATAGTATTAAATTTTGTTCCTATAGTAGGTATTTTTTCTGGAGAGCAACATGGCTTCCATTCTTTTGTTCCTTCAGGAGTCAGCCCAAATTCTACTTGTGGAGTGTAGGATATAATTGCAGTAGAAGAATCATTAGGCTGCTCTTCATTTGACACTGCATTTAAGTGGAATTTTTGAACATATGTGATAATATATAGAACATATGAATAAATGTTTAGAACATTAGGTACAGTTTGAAGAATGTATTGAACTATATATTTCAAtatactcaattttattttttcaacaatttttagaactaattataaataagaaaCGAATAATATGTACTATTATCTATAGAACACATGaacaattatttagaactaGCTTTTTTAGATTATGAAGAAAGTTAATTGCGAATGTACCTCTTTCAATAGTTGAAGACACATAAATTTCATGGTGATCATCATTCTCCTGTAGATCATTGTCTATTATTTCATGCAATTCCATTGTTTCCATCTGAATAGAATCTGAATTATTTCCAATTTGTTTCAGATTTAACCAATTTCTgaataattataaacataaaaaacagaacagaaattaatattcatttataGTTGTTGGATATTACATTACCTGATTGATGCAATTGAGATCAATTGTTTTGAATCTTTTTCTTTGATTGTAGATCGTCTTTGTTAATCTGATTTGCGATCTGTATTTTTGAATGACAGAGCCATGAGGATGgatgaacgatgatgaggaaGGAGGCTGATCTAATTAAGGAAGGAGGaacgatgatgaggaagatCTGAGGTTGAATGACAGAAGAATGATGAAAATCGAAGTGATGGAGGATCTGCGATTGTTGATCGTGATTTTGCGATTATTGAATGATGAAGAATGATTTGCGATTTTTGATGGTGATTTTGCAAGAGTGAATGGCGTGATTGTGTAATTGGAATagctgttggttttttaatgtataaaactacgtagttttggttggttctcacctaaggtgagttctcaccaaggggagggttctcacttgatccctcccatatatatatataaggataaTGTGAAAAAAAGTCTCTAATGTTGACAATCAGGAGTAACTTTACCTTTAATATTGACAgataagagcaattttactcataatgtTAGCAAGTTGTGTCTATTTCAGacaacattctaaaataaagATATCATTACTGAGAAAACAGTTTAATGAATTGTTTCTCAAATTGGCCAAATTTGTCAATATTAATGGTAGATTTGCTCTTTGCTGTTAACTTTAACGGTAAAATTACACCCTATTAGAcactaaaaattaaattactctTAACTATCAATattaatggttttttttttaatttgggtgTTAAATTGGA comes from the Euphorbia lathyris chromosome 5, ddEupLath1.1, whole genome shotgun sequence genome and includes:
- the LOC136229641 gene encoding uncharacterized protein — translated: MSLSGGNHLVSNVVDAWSRILNSEEKSKGPTSVHRFFFSTVQFVILCTDKGVPGSIKYSDRHNAFFEMISYELREAKVDSLQNYYLVFFPVVYAAHFCLFVINHFTGKIDVIDNKALDKGVKVHSKYKGFAKALVKAYYLYMKRESPNCLNDISVYASRHLKLKWKDSTNNDDCGVFLLKHMESYFGQDEAKWDIGVRKNKVDQLKNFRIEYCWKILSNSRNKEVAGVNEKALKWKNEQLK